Proteins from a genomic interval of Pseudomonas asplenii:
- a CDS encoding substrate-binding periplasmic protein, translated as MKYSVLIAALLCLLLGAPVRAEQYQIVTEEWAPYNYMENNQLTGMATEVVRGIMAQTGDDFAMLMLPSMRTTRVLQHQPRTIMYSMFRTAERAPLYKWVGPIIEESIHPYQLANAQHPVNSLEQLMRAPRITTRQAGLIPDTLQAQGFQNLERSATSSPQFYRMLLAGRTEIIVGDTDAGVAYYSRQLNIAPGTLRQIPIELYRSSLYIAFSLDSDDKLVARWASALEKMRRSGELERIHRRYLQPSGS; from the coding sequence GTGAAGTATTCCGTACTGATTGCAGCCCTGCTCTGCCTGCTACTCGGCGCTCCCGTCAGGGCCGAGCAGTATCAGATCGTCACGGAAGAATGGGCACCCTACAACTACATGGAGAACAATCAGCTCACCGGCATGGCCACGGAGGTCGTGCGGGGCATCATGGCGCAAACCGGCGATGACTTTGCCATGCTGATGCTACCCAGCATGCGCACCACCCGCGTCTTGCAGCACCAGCCCAGAACCATCATGTATTCGATGTTTCGCACGGCGGAGCGCGCCCCCCTGTACAAATGGGTCGGGCCTATCATTGAAGAATCCATCCACCCCTATCAACTCGCCAATGCGCAGCACCCGGTGAATAGCCTGGAGCAGTTGATGCGTGCCCCGCGGATCACCACAAGGCAGGCCGGCCTGATACCCGACACGCTCCAGGCACAAGGTTTCCAGAACCTCGAAAGAAGCGCCACCAGCAGCCCGCAGTTTTATCGCATGCTGCTCGCCGGACGTACCGAGATCATCGTCGGCGATACCGATGCGGGCGTGGCCTATTACAGCCGACAGTTGAACATTGCCCCCGGCACACTGCGCCAGATTCCCATCGAACTCTATCGTTCCTCCCTCTACATCGCCTTCAGCCTCGACTCCGACGACAAACTGGTCGCCCGCTGGGCCAGTGCCCTGGAAAAGATGCGCCGCTCGGGCGAGCTGGAGCGAATCCACCGTCGCTACCTTCAGCCCTCCGGGTCATGA
- a CDS encoding DUF1444 family protein, protein MFGTLLGKLFNRPLTEEGFARKFIQTARQAGLSDELEYVPDEFRLLHGNGGYFNLHNAFRDYQNADKPQKDAVLKGYVATLLSSKNKTPQTFVQIRPSLRPVIRNLGMLEEIRLHHVRSEGWEAPYSVAQRPVGKDCVMLLAVDSAESTATLTKGPEAHWGVSLDEALSIAVDNLRDTTPDAFEEIVPGLYVGRWNDGYDISRVLLPDVLQRAPIKGQPVFMIPTNDVLMVTGDKDDAGIRHMVEVSFKAVENGRAVSSQIYTYQDQNIVPFRAEDETLNARLATLEHLLLQGTYHTQKELLDKIHEEQNEDVFVASYLLYQHSESDGRTFSMCSWTQSIDSLLPRTDRVVLVEPQADGGARTHVVEWEELEAKLGELIKSTDVYPPRYRTAGFPTEQQLKALTLLG, encoded by the coding sequence ATGTTCGGTACGCTACTCGGCAAACTCTTCAATCGTCCGCTGACCGAGGAAGGGTTCGCCCGCAAGTTCATCCAGACGGCCCGTCAGGCCGGTCTCAGCGACGAGCTGGAGTACGTGCCCGATGAGTTCCGTCTCCTCCATGGCAATGGCGGGTACTTCAACCTCCACAACGCCTTTCGCGATTATCAGAACGCCGACAAGCCGCAAAAAGACGCCGTGCTCAAGGGCTACGTGGCGACCTTGCTCAGTTCGAAGAACAAAACCCCGCAAACCTTCGTGCAGATCCGCCCCTCGTTACGACCCGTCATTCGCAACCTGGGCATGCTCGAAGAAATACGCCTGCATCACGTGCGCAGCGAGGGTTGGGAAGCCCCCTACAGCGTGGCCCAACGCCCAGTGGGCAAGGATTGCGTGATGCTGCTCGCGGTCGACTCCGCCGAATCCACCGCGACCCTGACCAAGGGTCCCGAGGCTCATTGGGGGGTGAGCCTGGACGAAGCGTTGTCGATTGCCGTGGACAACCTGCGGGACACCACCCCGGATGCGTTCGAGGAGATCGTGCCGGGGCTCTATGTCGGGCGATGGAACGACGGCTACGACATCAGCCGGGTCCTGCTGCCGGACGTCCTGCAGCGCGCGCCGATCAAGGGTCAGCCGGTGTTCATGATCCCGACCAACGACGTGCTGATGGTGACCGGCGACAAGGACGACGCAGGCATTCGCCACATGGTCGAGGTCAGCTTCAAGGCAGTGGAAAACGGCAGGGCCGTCTCCAGCCAGATCTATACCTATCAGGACCAGAACATCGTCCCTTTCCGCGCCGAGGACGAAACCCTCAACGCCCGCCTGGCCACCCTGGAACACCTGCTGCTTCAAGGGACCTATCACACGCAGAAAGAGCTGCTCGACAAGATCCATGAAGAGCAGAACGAGGACGTGTTCGTGGCGTCCTACCTGCTCTACCAGCACTCCGAAAGCGATGGCAGGACCTTCTCGATGTGCAGTTGGACCCAGAGCATCGACAGCCTGCTGCCCAGGACCGACCGGGTGGTACTGGTGGAACCGCAGGCGGATGGCGGCGCCAGGACTCATGTCGTCGAATGGGAGGAACTGGAGGCCAAGCTCGGTGAGCTGATCAAGTCGACCGATGTTTATCCGCCCCGGTATCGAACGGCGGGTTTCCCTACCGAGCAACAGTTGAAGGCGTTGACGCTGCTGGGCTGA